The Fulvivirga maritima genome segment CCGACTCACCCACGGCTTTATAGGCTGCGAAATGAATCACTCCTGAAATATCTGCATGCTTTTTAAACACAGACTTCAAGAAATCATAATCACCACAATCACCCTCTTCTAATGCTACCTCCTGTCCTGTAAGTTCTTTTAACCTATCTAAGATAAACTTTTCTGAGTTTGAAAAATTATCAATAATGATAGGTGTGTATCCAGAGTTAATCAACTCCACACATGTATGCGAGCCGATATATCCGGCTCCTCCTGTTACGAGTATTTTCTTTTCCACAATATTTATAATCTTGCTGTTATTAAATCTCTATTCCAATAGCCTTTAATGTCATAAATAGCAGTGTTCTCTTCAGCAATGGAGCTCATATCTAAATCTTTAAATTCATCATGACTTACAGCTAAAACTATGGCATTGTACTTTTTGTTTGGTTTTTCTATTAAATCGATGTCATACTCATGCTTCACTTCTTCTTTATCAGCCTCAGGATCAAACACTTCCACATTAGCACCAAACCCCTGAAGTTCTCTAATAACATCTATTACCCTACTATTTCTAATATCAGGGCAGTTTTCTTTAAAGGTAATACCTAAAACAAGGATGTTACTATTATTAATAGGATTATCCTTTTTGGTCATAAGCTTAATCACCTTATTGGCTACAAACATGCCCATATTGTCATTTATTCTTCTTCCAGAAAGTATCACCTGAGGGTTATACCCATAGCTTTCAGCCTTATAGGTTAAGTAATAAGGGTCAACTCCTATACAGTGACCGCCTACTAATCCTGGCTTAAAGTTGAGGAAGTTCCACTTAGTACCTGCCGCTTCTAATACCTCATGAGTATCAATTCCTATTTTATCAAAAATAAGAGCTAATTCATTTACAAAGGCTATATTAAGATCCCTCTGAGAGTTCTCTATTACTTTAGCAGCTTCAGCCACTTTTATTGAAGAAGCTTTGTGTGTACCTGCCGTAATAACTGTTTTATACAGCTGATCCACTTCTTCTGCCACCTCTGGCGTACTTCCACTTGTCACCTTTTTAATAGAAGGTAATCTGTGCACTTTATCTCCCGGGTTAATTCTTTCTGGAGAATAGCCACAATAAAAATCATCATTAAACTTTAACCCACTTACCTCTTCCAGTATAGGAACACAAACTTCCTCAGTACACCCAGGAAATACAGTAGACTCATATATAACAATGTCACCCTTCTTCAAGCTCTTTCCCACTGTAGCACTCGCTTTCTCCAAAGGAGTTAAATCTGGTTTTTTATATTGATCTATTGGAGTAGGTACCGTTACAATATATATATCTACATCATTAAGATCATTAATATCAGAGCTATAAGTTAAATTCTGAGCCTCATTTAATTCATCAGAATCAACTTCCTTTGTTCTGTCAAAACCTTTCTTAAGTTCTTCTATTCGGGTTTTATTTATATCAAAACCCACCACTTTTACTTTTTTTCCAAATTCAACGGCAAGTGGTAAGCCAACATAGCCAAGGCCAATTATTGCGAGATTTTTACTCATATTTTTACTTTATAATAATCAACATACCAATCCACAAACTTCTGTATTCCATATTTCAAGCTAGTTTGCGGCTTAAAGCCAACAGCATCAGCTAAATCCTGTACATCAGCATAAGTCTCTAGCACATCACCTGGTTGTAAAGGTAAAAGATTTTTAATGGCCTTCTTACCTAAACACTCCTCCAATGTAGTTATATATTCCATAAGCTCAACAGGGTTATTATTACCAATATTGAATAACCTGTAGGGAGCCCAACTTGTTGCAGAATCAGGGTTATCTTTATCCCATTTATCGTCAGGTTGCGGAATCACCGGGATCAATCGTGCTATTCCCTCCACAATATCTTCTACATAGGTAAAATCTCTTTTCATTCTCCCTTCATTGAACACATCAATGGATTTTCCTTCAATAATAGCCTTGGTAAATAGAAAAAGAGCCATATCGGGCCTGCCATAAGGACCATATACTGTAAAAAACCTCAACCCTGACGTCGGTAAGCCAAACAAATGGGAATA includes the following:
- a CDS encoding nucleotide sugar dehydrogenase gives rise to the protein MSKNLAIIGLGYVGLPLAVEFGKKVKVVGFDINKTRIEELKKGFDRTKEVDSDELNEAQNLTYSSDINDLNDVDIYIVTVPTPIDQYKKPDLTPLEKASATVGKSLKKGDIVIYESTVFPGCTEEVCVPILEEVSGLKFNDDFYCGYSPERINPGDKVHRLPSIKKVTSGSTPEVAEEVDQLYKTVITAGTHKASSIKVAEAAKVIENSQRDLNIAFVNELALIFDKIGIDTHEVLEAAGTKWNFLNFKPGLVGGHCIGVDPYYLTYKAESYGYNPQVILSGRRINDNMGMFVANKVIKLMTKKDNPINNSNILVLGITFKENCPDIRNSRVIDVIRELQGFGANVEVFDPEADKEEVKHEYDIDLIEKPNKKYNAIVLAVSHDEFKDLDMSSIAEENTAIYDIKGYWNRDLITARL
- a CDS encoding NAD-dependent epimerase, producing MGNPKVLVTGAAGFIGFHLCDKLLKLDYQVVGMDNMNDYYDVNLKKARLEALPKKECFQFIEIDLCDKKSILDLFESHKFDYVINLAAQAGVRYSLTHPDEYISNNVQGFLNILEGCRYHDVKHLIYASSSSVYGGNTAMPFSVHQNVDHPVSLYAATKKSNELMAHTYSHLFGLPTSGLRFFTVYGPYGRPDMALFLFTKAIIEGKSIDVFNEGRMKRDFTYVEDIVEGIARLIPVIPQPDDKWDKDNPDSATSWAPYRLFNIGNNNPVELMEYITTLEECLGKKAIKNLLPLQPGDVLETYADVQDLADAVGFKPQTSLKYGIQKFVDWYVDYYKVKI